One stretch of Paraburkholderia fungorum DNA includes these proteins:
- a CDS encoding MFS transporter, whose translation MKTIAGLRWWIIALVCAGTIVNYLSRNSLGVMAPQLMTLLHMSTQQYSYVVGAFQIGYTVMQPVCGVIIDLIGLRLGFALFACLWSMTGVFHGFASGWLSLAALRGLMGLSEAVAIPAGMKVVAEWFPDREKSVAVGYFNAGTSLGSLLAPPLVVFLSLRYGWQSAFAVTGALGFVWAAAWYVLYRSPAEHKLIGNAERETITSGQAPAATHRRSIREVLRTRRFWAIAQARFFAEPAWQTFSFWIPLYLATQRHMDLKQIALFAWLPFLAADLGGLFGGYLSPFLMKHLRVPLVWSRISGVVLGALMMLGPACIGLVASPYQAIALFCVGGFAHQMISALVNTLAADVFDPSEVGTVAGFAGMAAWVGGLGFSLTVGALADSIGYTPLFGALGAFDIIGATLLIILMRGVPPDGRPRQVASHGASFPA comes from the coding sequence TTGAAAACAATCGCTGGACTGCGCTGGTGGATCATCGCGCTCGTATGCGCGGGAACGATCGTCAATTACCTGTCGCGCAACTCGCTCGGCGTGATGGCGCCGCAGTTGATGACGCTGTTGCACATGAGCACGCAGCAGTATTCATACGTAGTCGGCGCTTTCCAGATCGGCTACACGGTGATGCAGCCGGTCTGCGGCGTGATCATCGATCTGATCGGTTTGCGTTTGGGCTTCGCGCTATTCGCGTGCCTGTGGTCGATGACCGGCGTATTCCACGGTTTCGCGAGCGGCTGGCTGTCGCTCGCCGCGTTGCGCGGGCTGATGGGGTTGAGCGAAGCCGTCGCGATTCCGGCCGGTATGAAGGTGGTCGCCGAATGGTTTCCCGATCGCGAAAAATCCGTGGCCGTCGGCTATTTCAATGCGGGCACGTCGCTTGGTTCGCTGCTCGCGCCGCCGCTGGTCGTGTTTCTGTCGCTGCGCTATGGATGGCAAAGCGCCTTCGCGGTAACCGGCGCGCTCGGCTTCGTATGGGCCGCCGCATGGTACGTGCTGTACCGCTCGCCGGCTGAGCACAAGCTGATCGGCAACGCCGAGCGCGAGACGATCACGAGCGGGCAGGCACCGGCCGCCACGCACCGCCGCAGTATCCGCGAAGTGCTGCGCACGCGCCGTTTCTGGGCGATCGCGCAGGCACGCTTCTTCGCCGAACCCGCGTGGCAAACCTTCAGTTTCTGGATTCCGCTTTACCTCGCCACACAGCGTCACATGGATCTGAAGCAGATCGCGCTGTTCGCGTGGCTGCCGTTTCTCGCGGCCGACCTCGGCGGACTGTTCGGCGGTTACCTGTCGCCGTTCCTGATGAAACACCTGCGCGTGCCGCTGGTGTGGTCGCGTATCTCGGGTGTGGTGCTCGGCGCACTGATGATGCTCGGACCGGCTTGCATCGGCCTCGTCGCGTCGCCGTATCAGGCGATTGCCCTCTTCTGCGTCGGCGGCTTTGCGCACCAGATGATTTCCGCACTCGTGAACACCCTCGCCGCCGACGTATTCGACCCGAGCGAAGTCGGCACGGTAGCCGGTTTTGCGGGCATGGCCGCGTGGGTCGGCGGCCTCGGCTTCTCGCTAACGGTCGGCGCGCTCGCCGACTCGATCGGCTACACCCCGCTATTCGGCGCCCTCGGCGCTTTCGACATCATCGGCGCGACGCTGCTGATCATCCTGATGCGCGGCGTGCCGCCCGACGGCCGTCCGCGTCAGGTCGCCAGCCACGGCGCAAGCTTCCCTGCGTGA
- a CDS encoding glycoside hydrolase family 31 protein produces MRSLNLKHPPRFALSSQADNHLVLTAQENCRIELFVLAEDIIRVLVLPDGETHGPRTWAIAPGAEDVALEGRERRDMSGFVPPPFKLSNGADQVVIETARVRLTVTLEGGFCAWDILHDGTWHRVMSDRKTQAYNFGWWDKRAYHYIERRKDEMYVGLGERAGSLDRAHQSYEMRNIDAMGYSARTTDPLYKHIPFYVTWQPETSTGFGLFYDTLADCRFDMGRELDNYHGHYRHFVAEHGDLDYYFIASAATPLNAVRRFTWLTGRPAWMPKWGLGYSGSTMSYTDAPDAQQRMGEFIDKCREHDMLCDSFHLSSGYTSIGPKRYVFNWNHEKFPDIDGFVQGYLEHGVRLCANIKPCLLQDHPAFDEVAKAGLLIESKDGDPAWVQYWDEVGAYLDFTNPDTIDWWKARVKDALLKYGIAATWNDNNEFEIWSPDAIAHGFGKAFPALQAKVLQTHLMMQASHSAQREHSPEKRPFLVSRSGGVGMHRYVQTWSGDNYTSWETLRFNLKMGLGLAMSGVSNSGHDIGGFSGPAPGPELFARWVAFGIFLPRFSIHSWNDDGTVNEPWMYPEVTQQVADLIKLRYRLIPYLYELLWQSHSAYEPVLRPLFAEFPHDPRCLVDGDDMMLGSSMLVAPVVDAGQSTRDVYLPAGTRWVSYWSGEAFDGGQTVTLPAPYERPVFLLREGSVVPLNIAEQHFCRPADERAFIAVPPGGVGSAHGTCVEDDGESQAWRNGEQGRWNVTLSGDTNTLSVSVEREGWVQQPQTQVRVYVPMHETRNVECTNGTLASDQTADGWRCLTINLAQ; encoded by the coding sequence ATGCGCTCACTGAATCTGAAACATCCGCCCCGTTTTGCGTTGTCGTCGCAAGCCGACAACCACCTCGTTCTGACCGCGCAGGAAAACTGCCGGATCGAACTGTTCGTTCTCGCCGAGGACATCATCCGCGTGCTGGTGCTGCCCGACGGCGAAACGCACGGCCCGCGCACCTGGGCGATTGCGCCCGGCGCCGAAGATGTCGCGCTCGAAGGGCGTGAGCGTCGCGATATGAGCGGCTTCGTGCCGCCGCCGTTCAAGCTATCGAACGGCGCGGATCAGGTCGTGATCGAAACGGCGCGCGTGCGTCTGACCGTGACGCTCGAAGGCGGCTTCTGTGCGTGGGACATCCTGCACGACGGCACCTGGCATCGCGTGATGAGCGACCGCAAGACGCAGGCGTACAACTTCGGCTGGTGGGACAAGCGCGCGTATCACTACATCGAGCGTCGTAAAGACGAGATGTATGTCGGTCTCGGCGAGCGCGCGGGTTCGCTGGATCGCGCGCATCAGAGCTACGAGATGCGCAATATCGACGCGATGGGTTACAGCGCACGCACCACCGATCCGCTCTACAAGCACATCCCCTTCTACGTGACGTGGCAGCCGGAGACGTCGACGGGCTTCGGCCTGTTCTACGACACGCTCGCCGATTGCCGCTTCGACATGGGCCGCGAGCTGGACAACTACCACGGCCACTACCGGCATTTCGTCGCCGAGCATGGCGACCTGGATTACTACTTCATCGCGTCCGCTGCCACGCCGCTGAATGCCGTGCGCCGCTTCACGTGGCTCACCGGCCGCCCTGCGTGGATGCCGAAGTGGGGCCTCGGCTATTCCGGCTCGACGATGAGCTACACCGACGCGCCCGACGCGCAGCAGCGCATGGGCGAATTCATCGACAAGTGCCGTGAGCACGACATGCTGTGCGACTCGTTCCATCTGTCGTCGGGTTATACGTCGATTGGTCCGAAGCGTTACGTGTTCAACTGGAATCACGAGAAGTTTCCCGATATCGACGGCTTCGTGCAGGGCTACCTCGAACACGGCGTGCGCCTGTGCGCGAACATCAAGCCGTGTCTGCTGCAGGACCACCCCGCGTTCGACGAAGTCGCGAAGGCCGGCCTGCTGATCGAATCGAAAGACGGCGACCCGGCGTGGGTTCAGTACTGGGACGAAGTGGGCGCGTACCTGGACTTCACGAACCCCGACACCATCGACTGGTGGAAGGCGCGCGTGAAAGACGCGCTGCTGAAGTACGGCATCGCGGCGACCTGGAACGACAACAACGAGTTCGAGATCTGGTCGCCGGACGCGATCGCTCACGGCTTCGGCAAAGCGTTCCCGGCGCTCCAGGCGAAGGTATTGCAAACGCATCTGATGATGCAGGCGTCGCACAGCGCGCAGCGCGAGCACTCGCCTGAGAAGCGCCCGTTCCTCGTGTCGCGCTCGGGCGGCGTCGGCATGCATCGTTACGTGCAGACGTGGTCGGGCGACAACTACACGTCGTGGGAAACGCTGCGCTTCAATCTGAAAATGGGCCTTGGGCTCGCGATGTCGGGCGTGTCGAACAGCGGCCACGACATCGGCGGCTTCTCGGGTCCGGCGCCGGGCCCGGAACTGTTCGCTCGCTGGGTCGCGTTCGGCATCTTCCTGCCGCGCTTCAGCATTCACTCGTGGAACGACGACGGCACCGTCAACGAGCCGTGGATGTACCCGGAAGTCACGCAGCAGGTAGCCGACCTGATCAAGCTGCGCTACCGGTTGATCCCGTATCTGTACGAATTGCTGTGGCAGTCGCACAGCGCGTACGAGCCTGTGTTGCGTCCGCTGTTCGCCGAGTTCCCGCACGACCCGCGCTGTCTCGTCGACGGCGACGACATGATGCTCGGCTCGTCGATGCTGGTCGCGCCGGTGGTCGACGCGGGCCAGTCGACCCGCGACGTCTACCTGCCGGCAGGCACGCGCTGGGTCTCGTACTGGAGCGGCGAAGCATTCGACGGCGGTCAGACGGTGACGTTGCCCGCACCGTACGAGCGCCCGGTGTTCCTGCTCCGCGAAGGCAGCGTGGTGCCGTTGAACATCGCCGAACAGCACTTCTGCCGTCCCGCCGACGAGCGCGCATTCATCGCGGTGCCGCCGGGCGGCGTGGGCAGCGCGCACGGCACCTGTGTCGAGGACGACGGCGAAAGCCAGGCGTGGCGCAACGGCGAACAAGGCCGCTGGAACGTCACGCTCAGCGGCGACACAAACACGTTGAGCGTGTCGGTCGAACGCGAAGGTTGGGTCCAGCAACCGCAGACGCAAGTTCGCGTCTATGTGCCGATGCATGAGACACGCAACGTGGAATGCACGAACGGCACGCTCGCATCCGACCAGACCGCCGATGGCTGGCGCTGCCTGACGATCAATCTGGCGCAGTAA
- a CDS encoding porin, with protein MNAFKRARTRAFVLSCLPLAGAALSANASAQSSVTLYGVVDNALTYASNQKGSSNVYMSQGNLQASKFGLLGSEDLGGGTKAIFRLESGFNSLTGAQSSAGYMFNRQAYVGLSNDRYGTLTLGRQYTPYFQMVGALGPTGVLTGATGAHPGDIDALDTTLRFNNSITYLSPTISGLQMSAQYGLGGVPGSVANGSHFSAALRYDYKPFAIAVGYVKLKDIATSAALGSFAINSPVNSGYATARSAQLFAAAARYNWQDLMVGVNYSNVQYAPGHDSLFASQAVFNTYGLISTYRVTPSVIVGGGYSYTQASKANGISDPARYHQISLEQTYNLSQRTTVYLLEAYQHASGKTLVSSGTGTTAITDAVAVVGDSQNTTPSSGPSQFVGMVGLRHAF; from the coding sequence ATGAACGCATTCAAGCGCGCGCGGACTCGCGCGTTCGTCCTCTCCTGCCTGCCGCTCGCAGGCGCAGCATTGTCGGCCAATGCGTCGGCGCAAAGCAGCGTCACGCTGTACGGCGTCGTCGATAACGCGCTGACCTACGCCAGCAACCAGAAAGGAAGTTCGAACGTCTACATGAGCCAGGGCAACCTGCAGGCGAGCAAGTTCGGCCTGCTCGGCTCGGAAGATCTCGGCGGCGGCACGAAGGCGATCTTCCGCCTCGAAAGCGGTTTCAACTCGCTGACCGGCGCGCAAAGCAGCGCGGGCTACATGTTCAACCGGCAAGCGTACGTCGGACTCAGCAACGACCGCTACGGCACGCTGACGCTTGGCCGTCAGTACACGCCGTACTTCCAGATGGTCGGCGCACTCGGACCGACCGGCGTGCTCACGGGCGCGACCGGCGCACATCCGGGCGATATCGACGCACTCGACACCACGCTGCGTTTCAACAATTCGATCACCTACTTGTCGCCGACCATTTCCGGCTTGCAGATGAGCGCGCAATACGGTCTGGGTGGCGTGCCGGGCAGCGTTGCAAACGGTAGCCATTTCAGCGCGGCACTCCGCTACGACTACAAGCCGTTCGCGATCGCCGTGGGTTACGTGAAGCTGAAGGACATTGCGACGAGCGCAGCGCTCGGCAGCTTCGCGATCAACTCACCGGTGAACAGCGGCTATGCGACCGCGCGCAGCGCGCAGTTGTTCGCGGCGGCGGCCCGCTATAACTGGCAGGATCTGATGGTCGGCGTCAACTATTCGAACGTGCAGTACGCGCCGGGACACGACTCGCTGTTCGCGAGCCAGGCCGTGTTCAACACGTATGGGCTGATCTCGACTTATCGCGTGACGCCTAGCGTGATTGTGGGCGGTGGTTATAGCTATACGCAGGCCAGCAAGGCGAATGGGATCAGCGATCCGGCGCGCTATCACCAGATTTCTCTGGAGCAGACGTACAACCTTTCGCAGCGTACGACGGTGTATCTGCTGGAAGCGTATCAGCACGCAAGCGGCAAGACGCTGGTGAGCAGCGGCACGGGCACGACGGCGATTACCGATGCGGTGGCGGTGGTCGGTGACTCGCAGAACACGACGCCGTCGTCGGGACCTTCGCAGTTTGTCGGCATGGTGGGGTTGCGGCACGCGTTTTGA
- a CDS encoding extracellular solute-binding protein, producing MTSGSRRDQTPRALECSVIHRPSRVGQAVVPRIVRPWRSACASLLGGLVAVAALLAAPQAQAVYAIAQYGEPKYPADFKHFDYVNPDAPKGGTLVLANPSRLTSFDKFNPFTLRGNTAPGVDLMFESLTTGSSDEVASAYGLLADDIAIAPDGLSVTFHINPKARFSNGDPVTAEDVKFSLDTLKSPQAAPQFASIFGEITRAVVVDPSTIRFEFHQRNRELPLLAGGMPVFSRKWGLKPDGTRIPFDQLAFEKPIASGPYLIDSYDNGRTITYRRDPNYWGAALPVRVGTNNFDHIVYKLYSDATARLEAFKAGEYDALVEYVARNWVRRDVGKKFDNGELIKREFPQHNGTGMQGFVLNTRRPLFQDVRVRKALDLALDFQWLNRQLFFNQYTRIDSFFANTDLQAKGLPSPGELALLEPWRAQLDPAVFGPPPKQPDTDPPGSLRANLLQARALLQEAGWTYRDGALRNAKGEPFQFEILDDSGSAAAMEPIVATFIRNLQKLGITATFRVSDFAVYQKRLDAFEFDVTTIRMPDVQVPGSEQIERFGSKAADTQGSDNAIGVKSPVVDAVLNALVHAQTREQLVDATHALDRLLMHGYYVVPQWYSGTHRVAFRRGLAWPKTLPLYYGAEGWITSTWWQEPTHKQPPSSSH from the coding sequence ATGACATCTGGCTCGCGACGGGATCAAACGCCTCGTGCACTTGAATGCAGCGTGATTCATAGACCCTCGCGTGTCGGTCAGGCGGTTGTGCCGCGAATCGTGCGGCCGTGGCGTTCGGCGTGTGCGTCGCTGCTGGGCGGTCTGGTCGCCGTGGCCGCTTTGCTTGCAGCGCCGCAAGCGCAAGCGGTCTACGCGATCGCGCAATACGGCGAGCCGAAATATCCGGCGGATTTCAAGCACTTCGACTACGTCAATCCTGATGCGCCCAAAGGCGGCACGCTGGTGCTGGCGAATCCGAGCCGTCTCACGAGCTTCGATAAATTCAATCCGTTCACGCTGCGCGGTAATACGGCACCCGGCGTCGACCTGATGTTCGAAAGCCTGACCACCGGCAGCAGCGACGAAGTGGCATCCGCGTACGGATTGCTCGCCGACGACATCGCGATCGCACCTGACGGCTTGTCGGTCACTTTCCACATCAACCCGAAAGCACGTTTTTCGAACGGCGATCCGGTCACGGCGGAAGACGTCAAGTTCTCGCTCGACACGTTGAAAAGCCCACAAGCCGCGCCGCAATTCGCGTCGATTTTCGGCGAGATCACGCGCGCGGTCGTGGTCGATCCGAGCACGATCCGCTTCGAGTTCCATCAGCGCAATCGCGAATTGCCGCTGCTTGCGGGCGGCATGCCGGTGTTCTCGCGCAAGTGGGGCTTGAAGCCGGACGGCACCCGCATTCCGTTCGACCAACTGGCGTTCGAAAAGCCGATTGCGAGCGGTCCCTATCTGATCGATTCGTACGATAACGGCCGAACCATCACGTATCGGCGCGACCCAAACTATTGGGGCGCGGCGTTGCCGGTGCGGGTCGGCACGAACAACTTCGATCACATCGTCTATAAGCTGTATTCGGATGCCACCGCGCGGCTCGAAGCATTCAAGGCGGGCGAGTACGACGCGCTGGTCGAGTACGTGGCGCGCAACTGGGTGAGGCGCGATGTCGGCAAGAAATTCGATAACGGCGAGCTGATCAAGCGTGAATTCCCGCAACATAACGGCACCGGCATGCAGGGCTTCGTGCTGAATACGCGGCGGCCATTGTTCCAGGACGTGCGCGTGCGTAAGGCGCTCGATCTCGCGCTCGACTTTCAGTGGCTGAACCGGCAACTGTTCTTCAACCAGTACACGCGTATCGACAGCTTCTTTGCCAATACGGATTTGCAGGCGAAGGGGCTGCCGTCCCCGGGTGAGCTTGCGCTGCTCGAACCGTGGCGCGCGCAACTCGATCCGGCGGTGTTCGGTCCGCCGCCGAAGCAGCCCGATACCGATCCGCCCGGCTCGTTGCGAGCCAACCTGTTGCAGGCGCGCGCGTTGTTGCAGGAAGCGGGCTGGACCTATCGCGACGGCGCGTTGCGTAACGCAAAGGGCGAGCCGTTCCAGTTCGAGATTCTCGACGACTCCGGCTCGGCGGCGGCGATGGAGCCGATCGTCGCTACCTTCATCCGCAATCTGCAGAAGCTGGGTATTACCGCGACGTTTCGTGTGTCGGATTTCGCCGTCTATCAGAAGCGTCTGGACGCTTTCGAGTTCGACGTCACGACGATCCGCATGCCCGACGTGCAGGTGCCGGGTTCGGAGCAGATCGAGCGGTTCGGCAGCAAGGCGGCGGATACGCAAGGCTCGGACAACGCTATCGGTGTGAAGTCGCCTGTCGTCGATGCCGTGCTGAACGCGCTCGTGCATGCGCAAACGCGCGAGCAACTGGTCGACGCGACGCATGCGCTCGACCGTCTGCTGATGCATGGCTACTATGTCGTGCCGCAGTGGTACAGCGGCACGCATCGGGTGGCGTTCAGGCGCGGCCTGGCGTGGCCGAAAACCCTGCCCCTGTACTATGGCGCGGAAGGCTGGATCACCTCGACATGGTGGCAGGAGCCGACGCACAAGCAGCCGCCTTCGTCTTCGCACTGA